The window TGGTGGGGTTTAGGAGAAGATTGGATGAGAATGATATGGGTTCTAATAAGGTGGAGATCAAGGGCCCATTATTGGAGTATGAAgatggtgaagaagaagatgaagatgagtTTGTTGATGAAGGTTGAATAAATTGGGGCAGCATCCCATGTGGGCTAGttagtttcttcttcaattttgtgttCCAATAGTTTTTTATATCGTTGTCTGTTCTTCCTGGTAATTGTGCAGCAATTACTGACCACCTACACATGTTTGTAATACAAAAAagtcaatatatatttattagattaGACTCAATAACATCCTTCTAATcttctaaattcaaaatagttaTATTACACATCAGTGCTATCATTTTAGCAATACTATGGATATAATCATAACTAGATTTGggattataaaaaaaatgatcatgATGATGACCTATTATTTATAGTGAAGTAATTTAGTCATTAGTGTGTGACTTTTTATAGAAAGGGTTTCAAGTGAAAAATATTCTCCTACAAAGTAGTTTCCCAAAAAGCCCTctcaattaaaattagtttttaaatatttatttgcatattaattaactaaataaaactcaaataaaaGGTTTTCAATTACTTCTCAAGCAATTATATgaaatcataattatattCCAAACAACTCTAAAAATATTCACCTCTCCCAAGATTGTTCTatacagaaaagaaaaaaaaaaaaaaaaaaaaaacctgaGCTGGTAGAGTATGGAAATAATTATCTAAAGTGCAATTActgtttttttgttggataaattgttttcttttctgaatATATATGGAAAGGCAAGTAACGAACCTTTTACTTGAGTATCCTACAAACTTATATGATCAGTTGAGTTAAACTAGGagtttgaatcttttttttcttttcttgtttatatCAAAATGTGCAGTTTGAACTTTTTCCTTGACAGattaataaacataatttgtcatatatatatcatgtGAATAAACAAGTAAATAATTCAACATCAagcatttttttcataattaattaagtatgtgGACACACATAAGGATAACTATGAATCAAATtacaagagagagagagagtgaaaaaaaaatagtgataaAGATGGTGAAAGAGAGAATGAAACAGGAACCTGCTTCCAATGGTAGTATAGAGATTGCAAATTATTGTATCTTCTTCCTCAGAAAAATCTCCATGTTTGATATCAGGTCTCAGATAATTTAACCATCTCAATCTACAACTTTTCCCACATCTCTTTAAACCTAAACACAACAAATTAACTCCAACATGAGCATATAtagttcaacaaaattaaataccTGATCATAAAATCGGctaaatatatctttttcaacaaaaaaaattgaccaaTATGTTACTGTCGTTGTTAGCAGAAAAAGTTCGAATCTCCTTTGCTTCATATATATGGATAAAAAAGGAAGCGAGACTTTATCAAAATCAAGatagaaaaagattaataattaCCAGCTTTTTGTGGGAGAGAAATCCAATTGCCACCAGTTCCATGTTTTTGAATGTAATCTTTGAGCTTTGCATCTTCCTCAGGAGACCATGGTCCTTTCTTCACATTTGCTTTATCACAACATGGAGTTCTAcccatttctctctctctctcactctcaaaattgatttttttaaaaaaaaaaaattgagaagttTTGGAATTGAAAACCCTTGAGCTAAGAAAACGAGAGAGATTTAATTTACTTATGTTTCAAATAGACAAGACCCTTCCTTCTCTTATTGAGAAACAAATCAACACAAaagtcaaaaaaataaatttctctctctctctctctctctctctctctctctctctctttcacaTAACTCCTTATcataaatagaaagaaaatttaaaccCAACACTCGAAAAATAGAGATTATGATAATCAAGGTAAGGAtcaaagattttctttcttcttttttcttttgagcagcctcttaattttcaaaggaATCCAATGACTTTagctaaagaaaaaatatatatgaatagaTAATTAAGATGTTAAtgtgtattattaattttatatgcaCGTTGAAAATGATGGGATGTGgcaataatttttaaattttcgaGCCATAattaaaaacctaaaatttattagacCCTCTTGTTTAATTTCAGAAAATCATGGAATTTTgcccttaattattttattgtattttagtGGTCCAATTATATATGCTATTTGTCGCTTTGTCACAccctctctctatatatattatatatatacatcagCTAGGCTAGCTCAAAAGCTTGATGTATATACTCGTATTTAATTGTGTGTAGGGAATccttgtaattaattattattcatgcAATGTAttattcctttcctttttttcatattatatattatagagGATTGGAATGTGATAAGTGACACGAAAAgtactcaaaattttatatttttattacaaaGTTCAAATAATTGATCTCGAGGCTCTATTGTCTCAACTACGTGGTATTGGTTGCAAAAAggttttatcttttcttttgaattggaATGATTTTGAGAGGTGGGGTTTTGCCAAACTGTATAAATTaaagtagagaagaagaattaattagattatttaattaaaaaggatagggttaattaattaatttaattattttgaattattttggtgtcaaattaaaattgatgattgtgggttttaattttcaaacacacCCTAGATCattcattatttcaaaatggAGGACGCCAAAGGGGACTATTTACCAACAATATTAACTTTTCACTTACCATTCATACtataatttcaaactttctatCAGCCTTTGCCTAATTgtcaatcttttctttttcttccacttctagattttattttttacctattctactttcaaatttggtttgaaaattcaacgtccaaatttttaaaatgtcaatgttaattatttatattataatctattaaaataacattttgttgattgtttttttcttttttgtcttaCGGGTCTTTTTACAATCTAATGTGTAATTCTTCGACCGATCGACTTCGATTTAGTTGTT of the Cucumis sativus cultivar 9930 chromosome 3, Cucumber_9930_V3, whole genome shotgun sequence genome contains:
- the LOC101215587 gene encoding transcription factor RAX2; this encodes MGRTPCCDKANVKKGPWSPEEDAKLKDYIQKHGTGGNWISLPQKAGLKRCGKSCRLRWLNYLRPDIKHGDFSEEEDTIICNLYTTIGSRWSVIAAQLPGRTDNDIKNYWNTKLKKKLTSPHGMLPQFIQPSSTNSSSSSSSPSSYSNNGPLISTLLEPISFSSNLLLNPTTTTTNNNATPLFNHQAVSQDHQSFMMSTMVGGENNYHVKLGDQRSLLVFGGDQGSCSSSDAEYGGGIGVEEKRRSLSSSNMSFVEWSRVVNGWNNNEKQLEDQGMWNNNSNMENNYSPFMDYGLEEIKQLISSSNCTTNVLF